The Erigeron canadensis isolate Cc75 chromosome 1, C_canadensis_v1, whole genome shotgun sequence genome segment GATCTTCAGTGTCATGAAAGGTTTGTTCACTTCAATGTCTTCCTATTACATCATAAGTACTATTTTCAATTTGTTTTGTTGACCAAATGGGCACTTCTTCCGTGACCTTCAAGGTTAAATTGCAAATTAGtaagtatataatattaataccTATGTCTAATATGGACTTGTTAGTCtcattattgataaaaaaaaaacttgtggATTAATTTGTGCCATCTTGAGGATTTAAAACAAGTAATGATGATATGAAAACCTGACTAGTGACTCCATAAATTAGTAATTATCATGCTATCTTATATCTGCATTGAGAATTATAATATTATGTCTCTAGACTAAACATAAAATGTAACTAGGAAAAAGAGAATGAGATAAAGGAAAGATATAGTTGAAACACAGCTTTTCTTCTAGTTATCACCAACACTTTGTCATCAGAATATATAACATCTTTATCATATTAGGATGGATATTACTGAATCCATAAATATGCCAACACAATCTTAAATATATCATCAAGTACTATTAAAAGAGTGACTGCAATATTGTATCATGCTGTGTTTATGTGCATTAAACGGTTGACGGGCGCAGGTGGAAGGTCCGTGATAAAAGTTAAAGCAGGGGAGAAGTCTCCAAAGCTTCATTATGTTCAGCCTACGTTCTTTGAAGCCGGCAAACCCATAGAGTTTTTGGCATGTGGAAGTAATTTGCTTCAGCCAAGACTCAGGTACATTCATTTTGTAATACCCTTGACTGAAAAGATCGATTTTGCCATAATGTGTTTCAAATGAATAGCATACCAATCAAATGCTTAGTTTATTTGAGTAATATTTCTATCTTATTATTTACATGTCATCTTTCATTTGGGCACTGAGATATGGAAAACATTGGATCCGAGGATCATCAAGCTTTTTTACAAAAGCTGTTATTAACGgaaacttttaaattgtattacTCCATTTTCTCCAATCTGTATTAAATGATGGTTATTCAATTAAATGCAGGTTTCTAGTATCCTTTGCTGGCCAGTATATGACAAACAATGTGAGTGTTGTACCATCGAGCAAAAAAAATGAGGCCTCGACGAATAGCATCAATCAGCAGTTTCTGAATATATGTGTTCCCCACACTGAATTGGATGTTTTTGGCCCCGGGTTTATTGAGGTTTGGTTCGTTGTTTTTCTGTATCTATATGCATCAAGATATTGGAAGTTCTTTTTGCTACTTGTAGATTTATATAAGCATCTTTCCTGAAATTGTCAAATGTTTGATCTTCTTCAAACTGTCATGAGCTAGTTATGAAGTTTTAATTAGAAGTGGCAATTTCTACCTTTATATATTAACgtggttattttttgtttgtctCAAAAAGGTCAAATGAGCTGTAAGTCGTCAACAACCTATTTTTTAATGCATCCTACCTTCTAGGTCCCTTGTTCGAGATTCTGGCTATTATTTTATCATAGTTAATGGATTAATGacatttttttccaaaacataaaacaaattaatttgcTTTTAACCACTAAGAAAATAACCTGTTTCAGCATAAATCCTTTTTGGTCCATTTTGTCGCATCTAGTTTGGTGATTGTGACATCTTATGGTTTATAATTGCCCCGGCGTTTCTTTTGAAGGTTGAAAACGAATCCGGTCTGTCCAATTTCGTTCCAATTCTCGTTGCAGACGAAGAAGTATGTTCGGAGATTAAAAGAATGCAGATGAAATATTATTCAACTTTTCATTCTCGTGATGCAGAGTCTACATCTACAACTAGTTCTTGTGAAGTTGCTGTTAACAAGTTTTCTGAATTGCTCGTAGATATGGCATGGTTACTCAAACAGCCTATTATAGAAAACACAGAGTGTGATATTATGTCATCACAACTACATAGATTCAATTTGGTAATTAATTTTCTGATTGACTATGAGTCGACCACGGTTTTGAAGAGAGTATTACACTGCTTGAagatgagaatgatcaaaagcgGTGGTTTTGATGGGACATTGCTTCAGGGGACTGTGAATCATGCTACAAAGGTTCTTAATCAGCGTTTGGAGAAAAAAGTAAACCTGGGGTTTCATCCGACAGATAATTTGGCAAAAGACGATGATGTAAGCTACAAAGAGCAGCTGCGTCCTTTCATTTCAATCGTTAATCAGGTAAAGGAATCACGTGTTTAATCTTATTTGCACCCAAGAGAATTCCTTTGCCCCCTTCCTATCTTCCTTAAAAATGAAAGGATATAACTGGGGTGTTTGCAATGCTTTGAAATCGAGTGCctgattattaatttttaaagtttcagTTATCAAGTTAATGGTTGGATAAATGGATTTTTTTCTGATCACCTGATTATTTTGGGGACCAATAATTAACCAGTTTCGTGTCAGCTACAATGAAACTAATTGTTTTCTTGTTACTACACATTTCTTAAACATGAACTAAATTAAGATAACGTCTCTTATTATTTCttacaaaattgttttttttactcATTAATTTTCTGTTTATTTAGTGGTTAAACTCATAATTAAAGTTTAACAGAGAAAACCTTGTAAATCACTATTTTCAACGGTCTGTTTCACCTGCAGAATCTTTTActccttcaaactgaatgtACCATGCTTTAAAACTTGCAGGATATgcaaaaaagtgaaaaagttGCGCTCCTAAATGCCGATTGTGTTATGAGTGTGACACCCTACAAGGAACAACTGGAGAAACCCTCAAATCGTACATTTACTTATTATAATACCAGTAGATTATTTACCCCCCGTCCTCTCATCTTAACCATTGCTTTGGTTACAATATGTTTTGGTATTTGCGCAGTTGTTTTGCACCCTCAAAAGGCTACTGCAATTGCCGTAACTATTCATAGGTGTTTGTTTGATGATAAATAGTCTTTCATTTATAAATCTTGTACCCGTTGAAGGGCTAGTTTGTAAATTAACTGTTGTATGCTAGATTAACCATAGAATGAGTTAGCGAAAATATTTTTGCTTGTATTCTTTGTTGAAAAGATCTAATTGTTTCTTTGAATTGTAAATAATTGCCTAATTTGCAATTATCATCCCTCGGGAAGTCCTTTTGGCACCATTTTCATATAGACATTTACTTTGTTTGAACGACACGGAAGGGTTGGCAATTTCGTTCTTTGAGTTATGTTGATGGGTTTGGTCCAAATGGAACTTGGGAAAGTATTCGACCTAAACTGAATCAGCAATCCAATACATGATGTTATGCACAACATGAACACGATGTGCATGAAACCTCTAAATGGGAGCAAAGGGCTTTTGGCCTCGCAGTATTAGAATGATCGATAAAATTAAGAGTATGTGCGTTTCAATTATTCTTTGAGATGATTCCTGTAAATTATAGTATAAAGCAAACTCAAAATTTGTAGTTTGGTTACTGGATGCCTGTGTATGGATAAAGCAGGCTCAATATGtgtcaacaaatatataatataatcaatGAAAAGTCCTAATAAAGCTCCAGTTCGTGATATAATGGTATATAAACAAAACTTCCAACCACAATCAAAACCACAATATGGATGTTAACTTTGTGATATACTTAACACGATCAGGGCACCCCTTAAAAAGTCGCTCGGAATATtccaaattttaaatatataagaatgaattaatttataccCTTTACAACGATAATTGTGCCTTTATGGTCACATCATCTAAC includes the following:
- the LOC122578104 gene encoding squamosa promoter-binding-like protein 7 isoform X2; this encodes MIIFRVGRVRKRDPRIACSNFLAGRIPCACPELDAQLAAEEEERQAVAKKKKRTATNGSGSRCQVPGCEVDISELKGYHKRHRVCLTCATASCVFLDGTNKRYCQQCGKFHVLSDFDEGKRSCRRKLERHNNRRRRKSSESKGSGVQSVDYDDGYDEAKKGTKSTSSELAGEKPFLATEGHTSILSSIHSQNIQSDSIASLAVSGETQTDEEKEKGTNSPSFCDDKNGFSSMCQTGRISFKLYDWNPAEFPRRLRHQIFQWLATMPVELEGYIRPGCTILTIFIAMPRFMWVKLSEDPVVCIHDLLASPRSLLSGRDTFFVNLNSMIFSVMKGGRSVIKVKAGEKSPKLHYVQPTFFEAGKPIEFLACGSNLLQPRLRFLVSFAGQYMTNNVSVVPSSKKNEASTNSINQQFLNICVPHTELDVFGPGFIEVENESGLSNFVPILVADEEVCSEIKRMQMKYYSTFHSRDAESTSTTSSCEVAVNKFSELLVDMAWLLKQPIIENTECDIMSSQLHRFNLVINFLIDYESTTVLKRVLHCLKMRMIKSGGFDGTLLQGTVNHATKVLNQRLEKKVNLGFHPTDNLAKDDDVSYKEQLRPFISIVNQDMQKSEKVALLNADCVMSVTPYKEQLEKPSNRTFTYYNTSRLFTPRPLILTIALVTICFGICAVVLHPQKATAIAVTIHRCLFDDK